From the Lathyrus oleraceus cultivar Zhongwan6 chromosome 3, CAAS_Psat_ZW6_1.0, whole genome shotgun sequence genome, the window ATAGGGCCATCAGCTTGAAAATGCCTTATCCTCGCCAAGAGCCTTTGCCTTTAGCTGACAAAGAACCTACCTATATCTTCATGACTGATGCAGAGAGGTTGAAGATTGCTTTGACCAAAGCGCATCGAGAAAGGGACGCTTGGAAGAACAAGTATCAAATCATCAAAAATGAGGATGAAGAACTTCAAAGGCAGTTGAAGATGAAGAATGAAGAATGAAGAAGAGCTCTCCAACAAGAAGAGGAAGGTGCAAGATGATTTATTTTCCTATGGCGTTCAGTCAAATACTCCTTAGAAGTTGATCGTGGACAAGCTTGTGCTCGAGAAGGCCGAGATGGAAGAACAAATTAAGAAGCTCAACTTGAGGCTACTAGGGGAATCTCCTTAGGACTTTACTTAGCTTTTATTTAGCTTTATTTAGAACTTTTGAAAGTGTACTCAAACTTTGTAACTCCCTTTAATGAAATGAGTTTCTTTTGGTCATTGTTATTTGCCTTTTTGATGTTTGCAATTATCTCTTAAGTTCCTTGGAACTTTTAAAATTTTGCATTTTCATTGCATTCATGCACATGTCAtcacacttgcattttttatcaaaataaaaacTCATTTCCGTCATTTCTTCTCCAATAGTTTCCACACTGAGACCCTCACACCAGTACAACACCAGAGCTCAAGCCCGACGTAGAATGGCCGAGAAAGAGCAAGAGATGGAAAGAGTCAATGAAGAGCTTACAAATCTACATGGGAATATAGGTCAAATCATGGAGATGTTGCAAGTAATACGTGCAAAGATGGATGCTCAACCAGCAATTGTTTCTAAGATCGTCAATCCGGTGATTACTCTTCAGCCATCAGTTACTACTCCAGCAACTTGGCCTCCCTTTGGTCTTCCTTATGGTTTTGTGCCTCCTCTTCAAGGACAGTCCACTCAACACACAGTTCCATTAACTACTGAAGTTAATCAAGTGATTCCTACTTTTGCACCCACTGCCATGCACACTCGAGTTCAACCGTACTTCGATGATCACCAGCAAGTGTATGATATACCTGATATGTCTGAAGAAGGTGATGAAAGACATGAAAAGCTGAGAGAAAATGTTGAAACCATTGAGAAAAGGCCGAGAGCAATGGAAGGTGATCAGATCTTTGGTGTTGCTGCCAGAGAAATGTGCCTTGTATCTGGATTGGTGGTCCCCGCAAAATTCAAGACACCCAACCTTGATCAATATCAAGGAGCTACTTGTCCCAAAAgtcatctcatcatgtattaTAGAAAGATGGCAGCTCACGTGGATAATGACAAACTCATGATCcactgtttccaagacagtttgaaAGGTGCCTCTTCCAAATGGTACTTGACCCTTGATCAGACTCGCATCCGTTGTTTCCAAGATTTATCTGATGCTTTCAtcaaacaatacaagtacaacatggatcTAGCTCCCGATAGAAGGCAATTGTTGAGCAtatctgtagcacctcaaatttgcacctaccattatacatacattttcatattaggtcatagcatatcatggtccattgcatagcatttgcattgtccctcagttgcctcaagagcaagcaatcagaaattaggtcaaactaatctcctgatcagtcaaccaagcaagcaagggaatttctcattgaatcaaggccttgaggtttgtccaacaagttcacatggcttggaggtctatttgaagtgttcaagtcaagggctgagggctcagaggtcagcagttcatatacagacagtcagaaaccctaaaagtcaactgttggtcaactgtccatttaatcagtgatttgatgattggaattggtttgtaagagttcattcatgtccaaatagtcatcatatacCATGCCAAATACCaccatggaagaatttgaagccagatcataaatttccaaaaatggaaactgggcctgtaactgaaaactgccataaatggaaagtcttgatcctcaaacttacattttgatacaagcctcaaatgaattttttcccaacatgaaagttgaagatcttgttctcccatttccaaaaagtcctagaactctcaattccaatgtgtggttggcaagttatgatcgaatcgatttcagaaaatcttgaacttcagaaggccatatctctcaaaccgtttgaccaattttggtggggttttttcctacaagtcacatttgatcccctctttccaaaaatataaatttcatgtgccaaaacttcaccaatcaaaatggcatattttgacctttttcatttaaatgtaagtttgaccaagagttgactttttgatttaaacattttttcaacatttggccaattggaacagctcataaatgtcatttagaatgtgtttgcaaagtcaaaatatgcagcacatgtgaatcatacttggttgcttgaattgtaagaaagttacaattgcaccatacttgtccttgcatccaccatgccttgccttgtacctcaaaaggacagcaattGTGCAGCaatttttctgtcatggtgagcctCACTTGCAGCCTAAAAACCAGTAGTACAAGAAGCCATGCCTTAAGTTGCTTAAATTTTGGAAGGAAAGGACATTGTCACCATGCTACCACATCTTGCAACCTTACTTGTACTGTCCTATAGCAGAACTTTTTCCCCCATTTTTTCCTGTCATATTGCAAGGATCAGAAGAAAAAAAGACAACAGGGCAAGAGGCTGAAGTTCATTTTGGCTGtcataaaaaagaaaaaaactgcATAACAAGAACCTAGCTCACCCTTGCTGTTGGGGGTCCAGGTTTTTCTGTCCAAAACCAGATTAGCAACTCCTAACAGCAGATGTGAAAGGCTGTCAAAACAAAAAGAACAAGGCATTGCCTTACCACCAAAAACAACAGCCAACAGTAGGCTTTGGCAAGGAGATTTTTTGTCAACAACAGGACAGTAGCAGCAAACTGGACTCCTCTTTTTCTGTCAAGACCAAGCATTAATTGTAGCCACATGTGACAGCAGAAAAATTGGTTAACACACTGCACACAAAACTGCATTCAGGCTGCCTTTGGCATTTCAAAATTTGCTGTCAAGTCCAAAGGAGCCAAACCCTGCCATGCCACAAACAACCTTCACTGATTTTCCAACAAAAGCCCTTGCTCACTTGGccattttgcattttttttctGTCATCAAAACTAGTAACAGCAGCATACCACAGAGGAGGATCACTCATTTTTTCCAACCAAGAAAACCTTGCTTTGCATCTCTTCTTCAGGTCATGAAACCAACAACAAACCAACACCTCCTCTCAAAAAACTAACCTAGCTATTGGCTTTGCATCTCAAATTCCCTGTCCAACATAAGAACACCAAAACCCTGCAAAAACCTGGCCTTACCACAACAACATAACAGAACTGCTGCATTGATACTCATTTTCTTGGCCATTCCTCTAAAAAACTGCTAACTGCTCCTACCCTGCTATTTGGCATATCACTCCTTCTGTCCAAAACACCACAAAACCTAGCCTGGCCCTGCTTGACACCATATCCTCCATCAATTTCCTGTCATGAGTAACAACAATCGCAGCCACACAAAACCATTTTGGCCAAGGAAGAAAAGCATGGCTCACATTCTAAAAAACTAACCTTGCTTGGCAATTCTAAATGGCTGTCAAGAACCCCTAAGAATCAAACCCTGCAGCATCCAAGAGCAACATCCCACAGCAGGAATTCACCTTGCCTTTGCCTATCAAGAAAACCTGTCAAGGGCTTCCAAGAACCTGAGCCTTGCATTGTGTTTCCAACATCCATTCtatcattttctgtcatttaaCAAGCCTTGCTAGTAACCATCCAACACCACAGACCCTTGGCTCCCACTATCTCAAAAACACACTTTGCATTTTTCTGTCCAAGACACAATAGCACCAAAACCCAACATAGCCAAACCTCAATATCATTTTCTGTCAAGAGAGAAACCAGTAGCAGTCACTACTTGCAACCACCAAACCAACATAACATAACCTAACCTTTTGCATTGTGTGAAATCTGgtccaaaataccaaaataacaAAAACCTGGCCAAACCAAAAGCAACATAGAACAGCAGGACATACACCCCATTTTCCTGTCATAAAAACCAGCAGAACAAGCATCCATCCAACCTTGCTTTGCAACCAACAAACCTCACCCATTCCAACCCCCTTCACTTACTCCCTCATTTCTGACCTTACTTAACTTTCAAACTGGCTGTCAAAACTTCCAAAAACTGAACCCTGCTAATAGCCAACAGCAGAAGGAACAGCAAGGACATGACAAGATTTCTGGCCAAGGCAAATGGATAGGGCAAACCTCATTCACAAAAACTCACTCACTTTGGCATGATCCATTCAACAAGCAACCCTGCTGTTTTGCATTTGATCTCCCATGTCCAAAACACAATGGTTTCAAACATCATATAGCAGACCAAGCACTCTTCATTCATTCTAAAAAATTCTAACCTTGCCATGCTTCTAACAGCAGATGAAATACCATCTCTTGTCATTTAAAAAACCAGTAGCATTCCAAAACCTCACTTGCATTTTCCAACCAAAGCCTTGCCACTTGCATTTTTCTGTCAAAAGCCTGAGTCACTTGCACTTCCTGTCATAAGCACCCTGCCACAAGCCTTGTAATCCTGCCTTGCATAAGCCATAGGAAGGAGCAGGTTGGTTCATAATTTGACTGTCATGAGGAATTAATGACCAACCAATTTCACATTTACACACACTTCACTTGTTGGCCAAGGTCATTTTGCTGTCCAAACACATAGCTCCCAAATGACATAAACCCTAACCTGCCTTGCCTTGCACAATGTTCCACATCATTTTTTCTGCTATGACCAACAAGCATCCATCCAACAGCACAAGCACCTCACCCTAAAACCGCATTGACTTTTGCCTTGGCATTTTGATCAAATCACACAAATCTGTCCAAGAACTCAAGAGGGGTTGAACCTTGCCTTGCCTAAACATCATCCAAGCATCTTTCTAAGCTTATTGCAATTGCTTTTTCACAACTGGAAGCAACTCTTCTAAGTGCTGTTTTAGAAGAACATTCATCCATGGCCATCCAAGATTGAAGCATCCACAAGTCAAACAACTTTCACCATTCATCATCAAGAAGGCTCTAGGACAATTGTTGCATTTCAATAACATCAAAAAGCATCAGCAACTCAACTGCTCTTCCAAATTGGTGAGTTTTCAACTTCCACCCTTTTTAAAATTGACACATGCTTGGTGtaggtctttcaatgctgagtgTCATGATGCTTTCCTTTTTAAAAAAAGTTGCTTATTCACGAAGATATGTTGAGATAAAGTTTGGTGCATGAAAATGTTTCCTTTGATTTCTTGCTGTGCagttcaaattaatgaaaataaggtttggattgttgttgtatgtCGTTTAATGAttacaatggtatgctcaattgacATTTTTGGGGAGAAATTAAGAAATTCGAATTTGGGGATGATGATGAACATAAACCCTAGTTTCCCAATTTATTTCTCCAGAATTTTTCACATTCACACGTGCATGGCCTCTTTCAACTCAccaaccaatgaaaacatttcattttgtgcccaaaacgactgtgtttggttaagtggatcagagaattacaaaaatgccattttctcaatataaattcaattaatttcttcactttgattaccaatcttccaaaattcataacttgctcatttttgatccaatttgaatgggattttttgtgttgtgttcatcatgatctctacttttttatcattatttttccagaatttttggatgagtggtttttaattggccttagggtttatgacatgtgaccaaattttgtacactttgccaaatcatttgtgaaatgatgagaatgtatccaatggctcccaaattttttgtgcttaaaatagacacactcatggtgattttggtgtagagtttgtgaatttatcatttgtggtttgtgagatatgattttttgaattagggtgtgacaacttgtgtcacaccattgatgtccaacttcatgattttcattaccatgcttccttacatccaaatgaccccaaattttgcatgaacctactcttgtatgtctagttcacatgtgaattttcttggatttatttgagctattttccatttgtttgagattttctcccctgcctagtcaattgttgactttgtgtgacacatgttcccatttcatttgtgaaattctcatactttattagatggacatgaaatttgatatgtgataactagacatctcaagcttggcattggtgttaatctcattcatttctcatctgttttcaatttgatatgactttttgaagttgacccatgcttgttgactttctttgtgcatgcttgaatgtggtttgacttcatgattttcattgactgccttcctctcatccaaatgccatgaaatttgacatgcttaccatgctatgtgttaggtttgatcatgatttatttgatgatttttggaaaagGTTTAGATTGCTTTTGGTGCAAGTCTTGCTattgacttctatgagcttctgtttgccatgttttgacctaaatggttcatgaaatgatgatgatcattgatatgagtgtgaatccaattggttgtgtttcctagtggtttgaacatgattttggatacttgacccttgctgtcttgactttctcattcattcttgaccctaggcttgccctagtggtcctgctactcacctttgagtttgtgatttcaggttgaccatcaaatggccattgagaccaattcttttgactgagcttgcttgaatattgtgCCTAACCTCCTTGTTTTGTAGATGGCTTGGCTCACAggccctaagccttgtgccttgcacatccatgtgtCTCTAATGGACagttgttgtctgtttctgtttgttttgtttgaggtTGCATACTAACAtttgcttgactgtttcaggtgctttagttgcttagttcctttgtgaactttttgctttgctttgcttgtataagcaatttgcattgaggtatgtctcttgtacttcatgtagtctggaagacctggcctgttacttggccaggcaactgtctgaagtcctccttaagaggcaatgtttgtgattgtttaattttgtccctgcatagagtcaaagtcctcctaagtgaagaggcaattggtggaaggtagggatatgcaatctatcccccactattcagtgtgtcatctgctttgctcacaccactgtgttgatgcattgccgatacaaacccaagatcttgtaccattatacagttgagtcagttttaatgtgtagaagggttcccactttctgaacccacacattcttgtcttgagctctcccaggccagggataagagctgtgaggtctcatcctcacttcatcctttcatctgcttcaccttagcccctcaatggcaaggttaagagcaacattcacccagttccagaggtttgtttgttgaggttgatatgaccccttgactaaaacctaacccttgtttgagccacttgtttgtgtatagcgtgtgctatctgtgcttgtaggattgtttgacttgcttcctgtgcaagttaggatagtttgacttgcttcctgtgcaagttaggattagtttagacttgcttcctgtgcaagtaggttttgcttggcttgcttcctgtgcaagttaagtgtgtgtgtggcttgcttcctgtgcgaaccatacttaggataggttggcccttgtgccatttagctagaaaccttaacttagggatgatttgcatgataacatctaggctcgagtcgtagtctccctagttgtgtctccctctgttatctggttaggctaagtcctttatccctgcgtaggggaactacatcgccctgatcttcatactagatgaagtatgtaggcaggagattgagctgatctctccgggcgccttttctttcttttgtgtgtgttgtctgacctttgctaggctcgagtctgtgactccttagcatttgttgtctgtctgtttgtgtgtgcttgacagttataggctcgagtccccgactccctatcaacttgttgtgttgttgtgtgcttggaagctgatgtaagtccatcgagtggcatttgggttccagtgcgcgtgtgtttggttcggatgctgatgtaagtccagcaattggcattcaggctccacgtttgcctctttgtgtgtgtttaggttcggatgctgacataagtccattgattggcagtcgggctccatgtttgccatcttGTGGTGTGTAATTGTTTAGTTGTTTAACacgtgtcagccgagctacgaatgctctgattcttctctcgtccgagaagatacgtatgcatagggtgtgatatcctagcgagcatgtgtcctttccccagtccgaactacttggactctgatgtctacgcctgatagactaagtaggctcaggatgcgacatcctgccgagttcagtttcagtcagtctctttcctttctttcagccagtgtgtgtgtagatgtttatgagcagtgttttagcaaccagttttccttccttttgtgcgtggatcccgtagagtactacggatgcgtaggggtgctaataccttcccttcgcataaccgactcccgaacccattctctttggtcgcgagaccatgttctttcccaggtttactctgagcgtttcctttccctcttttgggataaataacgcacggtggcggctctgttgttctttcttttcccgccggtttttcgcgcgatgcgacagctggcgactctgctggggatacagagaagttgacctgtgctggtccatcttccctgagcgagcctctcctagcgctctctaggttagggctttggttgctttgcactgctttattgcattctttgtatatatttgcatttactgtttgcatttattgtttgcattaatgtttgcatttattcatattcatctgctggttgtgctgtgtttctctgtttggggtgggagttactcgaggtaaaaggcccaatacccaggctatgagtgaaatctaggaaacctaggaatagagtgattcatgggaagcgggtggtatggcgccacttagcggaacattgatatcacgagcagttcagaccctggtggggtattatcggtgcatacatcgggtgtgcacaggatgatattctgcgaaaggttatttatgctgcgtttctctcgaccttaccctggcctagatgacacccgtgagtgggggggattgatcattttaacaggtacagttggtgactctcggtacagatggtgactgtgaattatggacatttatttctgggacgccggagttctgtccgtggtttatcagcgggttccgtttatttcggatccccgggttgaatttgaaagtacctgttcagaggagctggctgtcacccgttcaatggatgttcctgtgatgatagtgatgtaatctccagtttcgtttatttcggaactccccaagtcggatttatggtgacttggttcctcagattggtttcagatgccaattgatcagattgactttgggtttcagatgagTGTGGTTcagaattcaagccgaagctttgatcctgtgttctgagagacacagacaaccagtcgtgtctgcatcatttgcatcatagcatatttatttttcaaaagaaacgcaatgaaaaaatcagaaaaaaaaaatcaaaaaaagaaaattttcaaggaactcaaaggagtttatttgcaaaaaatttcaaaacatgaaaaaaccgggaaatttttttcacctgatatatctgaggagatattctcatatatgatcaaaatgctaaatatttcaaagtttgcaaataaaaccctcgagttccttt encodes:
- the LOC127131747 gene encoding uncharacterized protein LOC127131747 produces the protein MAEKEQEMERVNEELTNLHGNIGQIMEMLQVIRAKMDAQPAIVSKIVNPVITLQPSVTTPATWPPFGLPYGFVPPLQGQSTQHTVPLTTEVNQVIPTFAPTAMHTRVQPYFDDHQQVYDIPDMSEEGDERHEKLRENVETIEKRPRAMEGDQIFGVAAREMCLVSGLVVPAKFKTPNLDQYQGATCPKSHLIMYYRKMAAHVDNDKLMIHCFQDSLKGASSKWYLTLDQTRIRCFQDLSDAFIKQYKYNMDLAPDRSSN